TTTTTTTCTTCCTAACTCACCACTTCAAAACCGCACCAACCTTTTCAAAAACTATCCCCGCGAACGGGGCGGCAAAGGTAACTCTATTTTCTTTCCAAACAAGAAAAAATTAAAAAAAATATTTTTCTTTTTTCTCGCTCCTCCTACTCCTCAATCTCTCCCGTTACCTCAACTTTTTCTTTACCCCCGAAAGGGGCGGCAAAGGTATGTCGTTTATCCTTCTCCTCAACCATATTTTTGAACTATTTTTTAAATATTTTTAGTTTAAACACATAACTCCCTCTTATACCATTACATACAGCACGATTTTTTTTTAGCTTTTCTTTAACCAATTCCACCTCACAATCCAACTCCTTAATCATCCCTGCAAGACACCTTTATTATATAGGAGTTATATAAATACTAATTCACTGGATTTACTTACGAGATCTTTCTACAAAAAGATTCATTTCTGGGTTATTTAAGAGATAAAAAGTTTTACTTAAGGATTTGTAATCGCAACAGACAGGGTTTTACCATTATAAAATTTATACCCGTGACTCGCGAAACTATAAATATACGCCCCCATTTCGACAGGATTGATTGTTGCTTGATAATCCGGGAAAGCTTTTTGTAACATTTCTGTATTTACAGAACCTATGGCCAAAGCATTCACATGAATATTTTTTTTTCCATATTCTACAGAAGCACTCTCCAACCAGGATCCTAATGCTGCTTTAGACGCCCCATAAATAGACAAGCCCCCAAATCTAACACTGCCTTGATATCCTGACATAGATGTTATACCTAAGATATTAGCTTGTTCACTTTTTTCCAGATATGGTTCTAATAATTGAGTGAGCAATACAGGCACATTAAAATTCACTCTAAAAACTCGGTCTATATGTGCTTGATCAATATCAGAACAATCTTTGACTTCCAAAACTCCAGCAACATGAATCGCAGCATCTAATTTTTCTACATTTAGATGAATGAGTTTTTCTTCAACCTTTTCAACTACCTGATCATCCAAAAGGTCAACATTGATCATATTCAATTCTCCTGAGTAGTTTCTCGCCAGAGATTCTAAATCTCTTTGTTGATCTTTATTTCTTAAGACTCCGATAACATTCCAACCATTCTTCAAGAAACTAAGACATGTTTCTTTTCCAATACCAGATCCAACACCGGTGATAAAAGCACAATTCTTCATTAAACTAAAGCCTTCTTAAACACACGTTTCTTCAATACAAATTTCAACATTCCACCCGGCACATTATGGGTATTCATCATAAAGTTATTTGAACTCATATAAATCTTGCGTATTGAAGCTATTGTTATCACATCCAATATTGGCATGTTCACATTTATAGGTTTTGATATAATCATAGCCACCACTCCATCTTTTGCACTCACCAATTGCGCAGAAACACTTTCAACATTATTGGCATCCACTAATGTTTCTGATATGGAAACCAGAAATCTAGTAATAATATTTTGCTCGTTTTCTTCAATCATGTTGAAGTTGCCACTATAATTGAATTCAAATCGAATGCCATTTATAGTATTTAGATCTTTTAAATGATGCTCAATTCCAGAAACCCATAGAGGTGTTTTTACTTCATGCGTTTCTTCAAATAAACCTCCTGCACGTTTTGACAGAATCAACTCGGGAGAAAGACGCTTTGATTCCTGTTCTGCTTCTTTATTCTTTTCGTTCTCAATCATGTCCTTTTTTTTTTCGTCACCATCAGGTTCTGACGATGGATAGTTTTCATTTTCGTTTGTATCAGGGCTAACATCTAAAACCTTCTTTTCTTCAATATAGCTTACTGGCACCTTTGTTTGTGAACCTGAAACTTCAACAAATGAATCATACTGTAGAGCCATACGATTTCGAATCATCATATAAGAAGTCATCAGAAGCAATAGCAACACAATTGCCCATAGATAATATTTCAAATCCGCTAACTGTGCTTCTTGTTCATTAGTTTCTTTAGGTACATTTTTCACTACTACAGGA
This genomic interval from bacterium SCSIO 12643 contains the following:
- a CDS encoding SDR family oxidoreductase, with translation MKNCAFITGVGSGIGKETCLSFLKNGWNVIGVLRNKDQQRDLESLARNYSGELNMINVDLLDDQVVEKVEEKLIHLNVEKLDAAIHVAGVLEVKDCSDIDQAHIDRVFRVNFNVPVLLTQLLEPYLEKSEQANILGITSMSGYQGSVRFGGLSIYGASKAALGSWLESASVEYGKKNIHVNALAIGSVNTEMLQKAFPDYQATINPVEMGAYIYSFASHGYKFYNGKTLSVAITNP